Proteins from one Streptomyces caniferus genomic window:
- a CDS encoding endonuclease V, with amino-acid sequence MDTSGALSCDDELRHWPTDEDQARAVQDRLRSSVRLDEPGPEPGFEGTVVGVDVAYDDARDVVAAAAVALDARTRAVVDEATAVGQISFPYVPGLLAFREIPTVLDALGRLARTPGLVVCDGYGLAHPRRFGLASHLGVLTGLPTIGVAKNPFTFRYEPPGPDRGATSPLLDGDEEVGRALRTQQGVKPVFVSVGHRIDLDRACAHTLHLAARYRLPETTRAADALCRRALADA; translated from the coding sequence ATGGACACTTCCGGAGCGCTCTCCTGCGACGACGAACTGCGGCACTGGCCGACCGACGAGGACCAGGCGCGTGCGGTCCAGGACCGGTTGCGGTCCTCTGTGCGGCTTGACGAACCCGGTCCGGAACCCGGGTTCGAGGGCACTGTCGTCGGGGTGGATGTGGCCTACGACGATGCACGTGATGTCGTCGCCGCTGCCGCCGTCGCGCTGGACGCCCGTACGCGCGCCGTCGTCGACGAGGCCACCGCGGTCGGGCAGATCTCCTTCCCCTACGTCCCCGGGCTGCTCGCCTTCCGCGAGATCCCCACCGTGCTCGATGCGCTCGGGCGCCTCGCCCGCACCCCTGGCCTCGTGGTCTGCGACGGTTACGGGCTGGCGCACCCGCGCCGCTTCGGGCTCGCCAGCCATCTGGGGGTGCTGACCGGGCTGCCCACCATCGGTGTCGCCAAGAACCCCTTCACTTTCCGGTACGAGCCCCCTGGGCCGGACCGGGGCGCGACCTCTCCTCTGCTGGATGGGGACGAGGAGGTGGGACGTGCGCTGCGTACCCAACAGGGCGTCAAGCCGGTCTTCGTCTCCGTGGGACACCGCATCGACCTCGACCGCGCCTGTGCGCACACGCTCCACCTGGCGGCGCGTTACCGGCTCCCCGAGACGACCCGGGCCGCGGACGCGCTGTGCCGGCGGGCGCTCGCCGACGCCTG
- a CDS encoding class II fructose-bisphosphate aldolase: MPLVPTSSIVDAAREARVGAAAFNVIHLETAEALVTAAERTGIPLILQISENCIRYHGSLLPLTRATLALAEGSAAPIAVHLDHITDAELVHQGVDAGVGSVMVDASALPYEENVATTAELTSWCHDRGVYVEAELGEVGGKDGVHAPGVRTDPDEALTFVRATGVDALAVAVGSSHAMHERTAVLDKELIAALHTALPVPLVLHGSSGVPDDELRRAIAAGMTKINISTHLVSVFTSSIRHTLGADPSLVDSRKYLKPARAAVAEEAARLLGVLGTPATVPGQYAAQAPARG, encoded by the coding sequence ATGCCCCTCGTTCCGACCTCATCGATCGTCGACGCCGCGCGTGAGGCGCGGGTCGGTGCCGCCGCGTTCAACGTCATCCATCTGGAGACGGCCGAGGCGCTCGTCACCGCCGCCGAACGCACCGGCATCCCGTTGATCCTGCAGATCAGCGAGAACTGCATCCGCTACCACGGCAGTCTGCTGCCCCTCACCCGCGCCACCCTCGCCCTCGCCGAGGGCTCCGCGGCTCCGATCGCGGTGCACCTCGACCACATCACCGACGCCGAGTTGGTCCACCAGGGCGTCGACGCCGGGGTGGGCTCCGTCATGGTGGATGCCTCCGCCCTTCCGTACGAAGAGAACGTGGCCACCACTGCCGAACTCACCTCCTGGTGCCATGACCGTGGCGTCTATGTCGAGGCGGAACTCGGGGAGGTGGGCGGCAAGGACGGGGTCCATGCGCCAGGGGTGCGCACGGACCCGGACGAGGCCCTGACCTTCGTCCGTGCGACAGGGGTGGATGCGCTCGCCGTGGCCGTCGGCTCCTCACATGCGATGCATGAGCGCACGGCCGTACTGGACAAGGAACTGATCGCGGCGCTGCACACCGCGCTGCCGGTGCCGCTGGTACTGCACGGTTCGTCCGGAGTGCCCGACGACGAGCTGCGGCGGGCCATCGCCGCCGGAATGACGAAGATCAATATCTCCACTCATCTGGTCTCCGTCTTCACCAGTTCGATACGGCACACACTGGGCGCCGACCCGTCGCTCGTCGACTCCCGGAAGTACCTCAAGCCCGCTCGGGCGGCGGTGGCCGAGGAAGCGGCGAGGCTGCTGGGCGTGCTGGGCACTCCGGCAACGGTTCCGGGCCAGTACGCAGCCCAGGCACCGGCCCGGGGGTGA
- a CDS encoding SIS domain-containing protein, translated as MSEISYMEQELHSQPETWRKAARIGAAAGPLPKAGQRVAVVGCGTSWFMAQSYAALREAAGQGVTDPFAASEAFLGSDRGYDAVVAITRSGTTTEVLRVLDAVKGRIPTVTIIGDPETPAVAVSDETVALPFADEKSVVQTRFATTALTLLRAHLGQDVSRAVTDAEEALAAPVEKEWVDAEQFAFLGTGWTFGLANEAALKMREASQSWTESYPAMEYRHGPIAIAAPGRVTWLFGPAPEGLEADVVRTGARFVCHARDPLADLVLVQRVALERARARGLDPDNPRSLTRSVMLETPAAS; from the coding sequence ATGAGCGAGATCTCGTACATGGAGCAGGAGCTGCACAGCCAGCCGGAGACCTGGCGCAAGGCCGCGCGGATCGGGGCGGCCGCGGGACCGCTGCCCAAGGCCGGCCAGCGGGTGGCCGTCGTCGGCTGCGGCACCTCATGGTTCATGGCGCAGTCGTATGCGGCACTGCGCGAGGCGGCCGGACAGGGCGTGACGGACCCCTTCGCCGCCTCCGAGGCGTTCCTCGGCAGCGACCGCGGCTACGACGCGGTGGTCGCGATCACCCGGTCCGGCACCACGACGGAGGTGTTGCGCGTACTCGATGCCGTCAAGGGGCGCATCCCGACGGTGACGATCATCGGTGACCCCGAGACGCCGGCGGTGGCGGTCTCCGACGAGACGGTCGCGCTTCCTTTCGCCGACGAGAAGTCAGTGGTGCAGACCCGATTCGCGACGACGGCGCTGACGCTGCTGCGTGCGCACTTGGGCCAGGACGTCTCCCGGGCGGTGACCGACGCGGAGGAGGCGCTGGCCGCGCCCGTCGAGAAGGAGTGGGTGGACGCCGAGCAGTTCGCCTTCCTCGGGACGGGCTGGACATTCGGCCTGGCCAATGAGGCGGCACTCAAGATGCGGGAGGCGTCGCAGAGTTGGACCGAGTCCTACCCCGCGATGGAGTACCGCCACGGTCCCATCGCGATAGCCGCACCCGGCCGGGTGACCTGGCTGTTCGGTCCGGCACCGGAAGGACTGGAGGCCGATGTTGTGCGGACCGGAGCGCGCTTCGTGTGCCATGCGCGCGATCCGCTGGCCGATCTGGTGCTGGTCCAGCGGGTGGCACTGGAGCGCGCCCGCGCCCGCGGTCTCGACCCGGACAACCCCCGCAGCCTGACCCGCTCGGTGATGCTCGAAACGCCGGCCGCCTCGTAG
- a CDS encoding amidase translates to MPDALHQLDALDLAARLRRRDISAREVVESHLDRIEQVNPVVNALVTLDPEGALAAAARADERLVRGAVVPPLHGLPIAFKDTHLTRGMRTTHGSPLFADHVPDEDDLLVERLQRAGAIRLGKTNVPEFAAGSHTFNPLFGTTRNPYDTTRSAGGSSGGAAAALAAGLQPLADGSDMGGSLRNPASFCNVVGLRPTPGRVPRHPGRDLWDTLSVPGPMGRTVADTALLLSAMAGPDPRSPVSLETPGGTFRVPLDGDLRGLRIAWTPDLAGHAPAEADVLAVLEPQLRILEELGCRVDTACPDLTGADATFRTLRAHSFDLALGDLLDSDRQALKPSIVENIEQGRRLTVADLNTATATRSRLHLGTLDFFSRYDLLLAPVSQVTPFDAELEYPREVAGRPTRSYLDWMRSAYLISVLGVPALSVPAGFTPGGLPVGLQFIGPPRADLAVLRAGHAYESATRHGRRRPDLPAG, encoded by the coding sequence ATGCCCGACGCGCTCCATCAGCTCGACGCCCTCGACCTCGCCGCCCGGCTGCGCCGCCGCGACATCTCCGCCCGGGAGGTCGTCGAGTCTCATCTGGACCGCATCGAGCAGGTCAATCCTGTCGTCAACGCCCTTGTCACCCTCGACCCCGAGGGCGCACTCGCCGCAGCCGCGCGCGCCGACGAACGCCTCGTCCGGGGCGCCGTCGTCCCGCCCCTGCACGGACTCCCGATCGCGTTCAAGGACACCCACCTCACCCGCGGGATGCGCACCACGCACGGTTCACCGCTCTTCGCCGACCACGTCCCCGACGAGGACGACCTGCTGGTCGAGAGGCTGCAGCGGGCCGGTGCCATCCGCCTCGGCAAGACCAACGTCCCCGAATTCGCCGCCGGTTCGCACACCTTCAACCCTCTCTTCGGCACCACCCGCAACCCCTACGACACCACCCGTTCGGCGGGCGGCAGCAGTGGCGGCGCCGCCGCGGCACTCGCGGCCGGGCTGCAACCCCTCGCCGACGGCAGTGACATGGGCGGCTCGCTGCGCAACCCCGCGTCCTTCTGCAATGTCGTCGGGCTGCGGCCGACGCCGGGACGCGTCCCCCGGCACCCCGGCCGCGACCTCTGGGACACCCTGTCGGTCCCCGGCCCGATGGGACGGACCGTTGCCGATACCGCGCTGTTGCTGTCGGCGATGGCCGGTCCGGATCCACGCAGCCCCGTCAGCCTGGAGACCCCCGGTGGGACGTTCCGCGTGCCTCTCGACGGCGACTTGCGCGGCCTGCGCATCGCCTGGACCCCCGACCTCGCGGGCCACGCTCCGGCCGAGGCGGATGTACTCGCCGTCCTGGAGCCCCAGTTGAGGATCCTGGAGGAGCTCGGCTGCCGCGTCGACACCGCCTGCCCGGACCTCACCGGGGCCGACGCGACCTTCCGCACGCTGCGGGCACACAGCTTCGACCTGGCGCTCGGCGACCTGCTGGACTCCGACCGGCAGGCCCTCAAACCCAGCATCGTCGAGAACATCGAGCAGGGCCGCCGGCTGACCGTGGCCGACCTCAACACCGCCACCGCGACCCGCAGCCGACTGCACCTCGGGACGCTGGACTTCTTCTCCCGGTACGACCTGCTCCTCGCCCCGGTCAGCCAGGTCACGCCGTTCGACGCGGAGCTGGAGTATCCGCGGGAGGTCGCGGGCCGGCCCACCCGCTCGTATCTGGACTGGATGCGGTCCGCCTACCTCATCTCCGTGCTCGGCGTGCCCGCCCTGTCGGTTCCCGCCGGATTCACCCCGGGCGGTCTGCCCGTGGGGCTGCAGTTCATCGGTCCGCCGCGCGCGGACCTCGCCGTCCTCCGTGCCGGTCATGCCTATGAGAGCGCGACGCGGCACGGTCGGCGCCGCCCGGACCTGCCGGCGGGCTGA
- a CDS encoding MarR family winged helix-turn-helix transcriptional regulator: MTEDIVAGVLRQWQQVHPGLDTGPIAVIGRLNRCSALLQQAADAPLRKAGLTRPEFDILGTLRRMDREVTPGRVARETFASGAAVTKRVRQLEERGLIARRPDDRDRRVAHLSLTDEGRETIDRLLPEQLRYEAALLDGIGDQRQEELSAALGELLVVLEGRLGSLME, translated from the coding sequence GTGACCGAGGACATCGTCGCGGGGGTGCTGCGCCAGTGGCAGCAGGTGCACCCCGGGCTGGACACCGGCCCGATCGCGGTGATCGGACGGCTCAACCGCTGTTCCGCACTGCTGCAGCAGGCGGCCGATGCTCCACTGCGGAAGGCCGGACTCACCCGTCCCGAGTTCGACATCCTCGGCACCCTGCGCCGGATGGACCGTGAGGTGACCCCCGGGCGGGTGGCTCGCGAGACCTTTGCGTCCGGCGCCGCGGTGACCAAGCGCGTACGGCAGCTTGAGGAGCGCGGACTGATCGCGCGCCGCCCCGATGACCGGGACCGCCGCGTCGCGCATCTCTCGCTCACCGACGAGGGGCGCGAGACCATCGACCGGCTGCTGCCCGAACAGCTGCGGTACGAGGCGGCACTGCTCGATGGCATCGGCGATCAGCGGCAGGAGGAACTGTCCGCGGCGTTGGGCGAATTGCTGGTGGTGCTGGAGGGGCGGCTCGGCAGCCTGATGGAGTGA
- a CDS encoding DeoR/GlpR family DNA-binding transcription regulator: protein MKRHERMNALLELLGDRGRMDVEEAATELEVSAATMRRDMDALAEQQLLTRTRGGAVLSSVAYDLPIRYKHAHRSEEKEAVAQAAAKLVERGDVVGLSGGTTTTAIARVLATRPDFAEAGPQPHLTIVTNSLNIANELAVRPQIKIVLTGGVAHSRSFELVGPFSELVLQQISIDIAFIGANGMDPMMGATVHDEAEARVNRLMAERARRAVVVADSSKIGGRCFARVGDADVFDTFITDNGAKEATRREFADRGLKVVAARPSTGE from the coding sequence ATGAAGCGCCATGAACGGATGAACGCACTGCTCGAGCTGCTCGGCGACCGAGGCCGGATGGACGTCGAGGAGGCGGCGACCGAGCTGGAGGTCTCGGCCGCCACGATGCGGCGCGACATGGACGCCCTGGCCGAGCAGCAGTTGCTGACCCGCACCCGGGGCGGAGCGGTGCTCAGTTCGGTGGCGTACGACCTGCCCATCCGCTACAAGCACGCTCACCGGTCGGAAGAGAAGGAGGCGGTGGCGCAGGCCGCGGCGAAGCTGGTCGAGCGGGGGGACGTGGTCGGGCTGAGCGGCGGCACGACGACCACGGCGATCGCCCGGGTACTCGCCACCCGTCCGGACTTCGCCGAGGCCGGCCCGCAACCGCATCTGACCATTGTCACCAACTCCCTCAACATCGCCAATGAGCTGGCCGTACGGCCACAGATCAAGATCGTGCTCACCGGCGGGGTGGCGCACTCGCGATCGTTTGAACTGGTCGGCCCGTTCAGCGAGTTGGTACTGCAGCAGATCTCCATCGATATCGCGTTCATCGGCGCCAACGGCATGGACCCGATGATGGGAGCCACGGTGCACGACGAGGCCGAGGCCCGGGTCAACCGCCTCATGGCCGAGCGGGCCCGGCGCGCCGTGGTCGTCGCGGACTCGTCGAAGATCGGCGGGCGCTGCTTCGCCCGGGTCGGCGACGCGGATGTCTTTGACACGTTCATCACGGACAACGGAGCGAAGGAGGCAACCCGCCGGGAATTCGCGGACCGGGGGCTGAAGGTGGTGGCCGCACGCCCGTCCACCGGCGAGTAG
- a CDS encoding sugar porter family MFS transporter codes for MSIATLSATPPPPSSGTARRTGRLLALTGAVVGVIYGYDTGSISGALVFLSKDFHLTEAEKGLVNSILVFGSIVGALIGGKLADALGRKAAMLIVAGSYAVFVALSAIAPNVVVLDIVRFLLGIAIGISIVAAPLYVAESTPARIRGASVAAYQVATVAGIVITYFVNWGLSGGGHWRWMLGLSAIPAALVLIPLLRLPDTPRWYVLKGQTERAVEVMATTDPDVDPRREVAAVASALAQESGGSARSLLRKPYARAALFVVGLGFFCQITGINAVTYYSPQIFEEMGFTGSGQNFLLPSFVQLASLAATVLAILIIDRLGRRVVLLWGIGTMAVMLAVLTVVFARGDLHGATTWVGFAAILLFTAAFNFGFGSLIWVYASEAFPAQLRSTGASVMLTADLVANLLIAQFFPSLMAWAGAARTFAGLGFLALAALVFAAATAPETKGRQLEEIQDYWRNGGRWPASPAPVSSGPLSGSAVPPTTTS; via the coding sequence ATGTCCATTGCCACGCTCTCCGCGACGCCCCCGCCACCGTCATCCGGCACCGCACGCCGTACCGGCAGGCTGCTCGCGCTCACCGGCGCCGTCGTCGGCGTCATCTACGGCTACGACACCGGCAGCATCTCCGGTGCTCTGGTGTTCCTGAGCAAGGACTTTCATCTCACCGAGGCCGAAAAAGGCCTGGTCAACAGCATCCTTGTGTTCGGCTCCATCGTGGGCGCGCTGATCGGCGGCAAGCTCGCCGACGCCCTGGGCCGCAAGGCGGCGATGCTGATCGTCGCCGGCTCGTATGCCGTGTTCGTCGCACTCTCCGCCATTGCGCCCAACGTCGTCGTGCTGGACATCGTCCGCTTCCTGCTCGGCATCGCCATCGGCATCTCGATCGTCGCCGCGCCGCTCTATGTCGCTGAATCGACCCCGGCACGTATCCGCGGGGCCTCCGTTGCCGCCTACCAGGTGGCCACGGTCGCGGGCATCGTCATCACATACTTCGTCAACTGGGGCCTGTCCGGCGGCGGCCACTGGCGCTGGATGCTCGGACTCTCCGCGATCCCCGCCGCACTCGTGCTGATTCCGCTGCTCAGGCTGCCGGACACCCCGCGCTGGTACGTCCTCAAGGGACAGACGGAACGAGCCGTCGAGGTCATGGCGACGACCGACCCGGACGTCGATCCGCGCAGGGAGGTCGCTGCCGTGGCGTCCGCGCTCGCCCAGGAGAGCGGTGGATCGGCGCGTTCCCTGCTGCGCAAGCCGTACGCCCGCGCCGCGCTCTTCGTCGTCGGCCTCGGCTTCTTCTGCCAGATCACCGGCATCAACGCCGTGACGTACTACAGCCCGCAGATCTTCGAGGAGATGGGCTTCACCGGCAGCGGCCAGAACTTCCTGCTGCCGTCCTTCGTCCAGCTCGCCTCACTGGCCGCGACCGTGCTCGCCATCCTCATCATCGACCGGCTCGGCCGGCGGGTGGTGCTGCTCTGGGGAATCGGCACGATGGCCGTGATGCTCGCCGTCCTGACCGTGGTCTTCGCCAGGGGCGATCTGCATGGCGCCACGACCTGGGTGGGCTTCGCCGCCATCCTGTTGTTCACCGCGGCCTTCAACTTCGGCTTCGGATCGCTGATCTGGGTCTATGCGAGCGAGGCCTTCCCCGCCCAACTGCGCTCGACCGGGGCCTCGGTGATGCTCACCGCCGACCTGGTCGCCAACCTCCTGATCGCCCAGTTCTTCCCCTCCCTGATGGCCTGGGCAGGTGCGGCCCGGACATTCGCGGGCCTCGGCTTCCTCGCGCTCGCCGCGCTGGTTTTCGCCGCCGCCACCGCGCCCGAGACCAAGGGGCGTCAGTTGGAGGAGATCCAGGATTACTGGCGCAACGGGGGCCGCTGGCCCGCGTCGCCCGCTCCCGTAAGCTCCGGCCCGCTCAGCGGTTCAGCGGTGCCGCCGACGACGACTTCGTAG
- a CDS encoding YciI family protein, which translates to MFVLELTYTAPIERVDAVLQEHVEWLQKEYAAGHFIAAGRKVPRDGGVILAAGTDRATVERIVAEDPFSVAGVCEYRITEFVATTTAPALEQYRERLPS; encoded by the coding sequence ATGTTCGTATTGGAACTGACCTACACGGCGCCCATCGAGCGCGTCGACGCCGTCCTTCAGGAGCACGTCGAGTGGCTGCAGAAGGAGTACGCCGCCGGGCATTTCATCGCCGCCGGCCGCAAGGTCCCACGGGACGGAGGCGTGATCCTCGCCGCCGGGACGGACCGTGCGACCGTCGAGCGGATCGTGGCCGAGGACCCGTTTTCCGTCGCCGGCGTGTGTGAGTACCGGATCACCGAGTTCGTGGCGACGACGACCGCTCCGGCCCTGGAGCAGTACCGGGAGCGGCTGCCGTCCTGA
- a CDS encoding FUSC family protein has product MGKHAKPSGKSAPPVPGSGVRVRPLPIRSSVRLRRPVDIWHKPALSAVAALAIPDLALFGMGRLDLVLYTSAGAMCALYAHGLPYAARARTLLWVVFGMVASLGIALTAASLTTSTALLVVLASLMAAVHKMVCDATRIGPPGNIILTFITASAFFVPQHLGEVPLHLALALGAGGLAWLVCMAPTLIRPHGPERIAAARALEAAAGLLRTEAGSRGAEAAGVEAARVELAGAAPVAVQPAGVEPARVESVGVAQARHATAAAVNAAWHTLFLVPARTPARAAARAGLERLLVRAESALGHDGRTAAGEAERLGTWARELRSGRPLPQVVLSAEQAEELMGVAEEARGPRRPAPGRPHGVRAVLARLAPGSPLLPIGARVAAGCVLAGWVSMAVGVGHPYWAVVTAASIFQANTTLSWQRALQRTLGNLLGLLLYTALLPLMHVGELAMIALALTFQLGAEACITRNYWLGSVCVTPMALLLTEFGRRVPAGSLIADRWIDTVVGAVVGLACCVLVTNRRAANRIEVALGRVAAAEAVALRLLAARNAPGTDGAREARSAQETEWALGAGATQESEWALETRATQESAWALETRATQESAWPHVTAWAQETGWARGRLAGCLVELREAVDVAAGEWWQRALPEERIARAEQQGHRALAGLVRQLPAAVPAPVPVA; this is encoded by the coding sequence ATGGGGAAGCATGCCAAGCCGTCCGGAAAGAGCGCACCTCCCGTGCCGGGAAGCGGGGTACGCGTCAGACCGTTGCCCATCAGGAGCAGCGTCCGGCTGCGCAGGCCCGTCGATATCTGGCATAAACCGGCACTCAGCGCGGTGGCGGCGCTGGCGATCCCCGATCTCGCGTTGTTCGGCATGGGACGGCTGGATCTGGTCCTGTACACCTCGGCCGGGGCGATGTGTGCCCTGTACGCGCACGGTCTGCCGTACGCGGCCCGCGCCCGCACTCTGTTGTGGGTGGTGTTCGGAATGGTCGCGAGCCTCGGCATCGCGCTGACCGCCGCCTCGCTGACCACCTCGACCGCGCTGCTCGTCGTGTTGGCCTCGCTGATGGCCGCCGTCCACAAGATGGTCTGCGATGCCACGCGTATCGGCCCGCCGGGGAACATCATCCTGACGTTCATCACGGCCTCGGCCTTCTTCGTGCCGCAGCACCTCGGCGAGGTCCCGCTGCATCTGGCGCTGGCGCTCGGCGCCGGCGGGCTCGCCTGGCTGGTCTGCATGGCGCCGACGCTGATACGGCCGCACGGGCCGGAGCGGATCGCCGCCGCCCGCGCGCTGGAGGCCGCGGCCGGGCTGCTGCGCACCGAAGCGGGCTCCAGAGGAGCGGAAGCGGCCGGGGTTGAAGCGGCCAGGGTTGAATTGGCTGGGGCGGCACCGGTCGCGGTGCAACCCGCCGGTGTGGAACCGGCCAGGGTTGAATCGGTTGGTGTGGCGCAGGCGCGGCATGCCACTGCGGCCGCGGTGAACGCCGCCTGGCACACACTGTTCCTGGTCCCGGCGCGCACTCCGGCGAGGGCCGCCGCACGAGCCGGACTCGAACGACTGCTGGTGCGGGCCGAGTCGGCGCTCGGGCACGACGGCCGGACCGCGGCAGGCGAGGCCGAGCGGCTCGGCACCTGGGCACGTGAGCTGCGGAGCGGGCGGCCGTTGCCTCAGGTGGTGCTCTCGGCCGAGCAGGCAGAGGAATTGATGGGCGTCGCCGAAGAGGCGCGGGGGCCGCGGCGGCCCGCGCCCGGTCGTCCGCACGGGGTGCGGGCGGTGCTCGCCCGGCTGGCGCCAGGGTCACCGCTGTTGCCCATCGGGGCGCGGGTCGCCGCCGGATGTGTGCTGGCGGGCTGGGTGTCGATGGCCGTCGGCGTCGGGCACCCGTATTGGGCCGTGGTCACCGCGGCCTCGATCTTTCAGGCCAACACCACGCTCTCCTGGCAGCGGGCGCTGCAACGAACCCTCGGCAATCTGCTCGGCCTGCTGCTCTACACCGCGCTGCTGCCGCTGATGCACGTCGGGGAGCTCGCGATGATCGCGCTGGCGCTGACCTTCCAGCTCGGCGCGGAGGCGTGCATCACCCGTAATTACTGGCTCGGCTCGGTGTGTGTCACGCCGATGGCGCTGCTGCTGACCGAGTTCGGCAGGCGGGTACCGGCCGGCTCGCTGATCGCCGACCGCTGGATCGACACCGTGGTGGGCGCGGTGGTGGGGCTGGCCTGCTGCGTCCTGGTCACCAACCGGCGGGCCGCCAACCGTATCGAGGTCGCCCTGGGGCGGGTTGCGGCGGCGGAGGCCGTCGCCCTGCGGCTGCTCGCGGCGCGGAACGCACCCGGGACGGATGGCGCCCGAGAGGCCAGGTCGGCCCAGGAGACCGAATGGGCACTGGGGGCCGGGGCGACCCAGGAGTCCGAATGGGCCTTGGAGACCAGGGCGACCCAGGAGTCCGCATGGGCCTTGGAGACCAGGGCGACCCAGGAGTCCGCATGGCCCCATGTGACCGCCTGGGCCCAGGAGACCGGGTGGGCCCGGGGCCGGCTGGCCGGATGTCTGGTCGAGCTGCGCGAAGCCGTGGACGTGGCGGCCGGCGAGTGGTGGCAGCGCGCGCTGCCCGAGGAGCGGATCGCCCGTGCCGAGCAGCAGGGTCACCGGGCGCTGGCCGGGCTGGTCCGGCAGCTCCCGGCGGCGGTGCCGGCACCGGTGCCGGTCGCCTGA
- a CDS encoding TetR/AcrR family transcriptional regulator, with the protein MPAAKKKTTTANASPERRRELLNIAAEVFAAHGYNATTVRRIADEAGMLAGSLYYHFDSKESMLDEILSSFLTELWDGYDAVLAAGLGPRQTIEALVTESFREIDRHRAAVAIYQKEAKHLAAQPRFGYLADSQEKFEKAWLGTLERGVADGIFRADLDIRLTYRFVRDTVWVAASWYRPGGQHSPEEIARQYLSMVLDGIAVRA; encoded by the coding sequence GTGCCAGCCGCCAAGAAGAAGACGACGACCGCCAATGCGTCACCGGAGCGCCGCCGCGAACTGCTCAACATCGCGGCGGAGGTATTCGCCGCGCACGGCTATAACGCCACCACGGTCCGCCGCATCGCGGACGAGGCCGGGATGCTCGCGGGCAGCCTCTACTACCACTTCGATTCCAAGGAATCGATGCTGGACGAGATCCTCTCCAGCTTCCTGACCGAGCTGTGGGACGGCTATGACGCCGTACTCGCCGCCGGCCTCGGCCCCAGGCAGACCATCGAAGCCCTGGTCACCGAGTCCTTCCGGGAGATCGACCGGCACCGCGCGGCCGTCGCCATCTACCAGAAGGAGGCAAAGCACCTCGCCGCCCAGCCCCGCTTCGGCTATCTCGCCGACTCCCAAGAGAAGTTCGAAAAGGCCTGGCTGGGCACGCTGGAACGAGGCGTCGCCGACGGAATCTTCCGGGCCGACCTCGACATCCGGCTCACCTACCGCTTCGTCCGCGACACCGTCTGGGTGGCGGCGAGCTGGTACCGGCCCGGTGGACAGCACAGCCCCGAGGAGATCGCCCGCCAGTACCTCTCCATGGTGCTGGACGGTATCGCCGTACGCGCCTGA